The following are from one region of the Ignavibacteriales bacterium genome:
- the citF gene encoding citrate lyase subunit alpha, with product MKLVKNAAGRFVPTLINGRKEIPFEGVDKYKPKGNKAKPPIKTCIDYPKDVNKVIKNLKEALKRAGLKDGMTISTHHHLRNGDALTNILFDTIKSMGIKNIRWFPTASFPCHEHLIKYLEDGTIHHIEGSMNGPLGRFTTNGKMKGIGVLRSHGGRYQAIQDGEVKIDIAVIAAPTADPFGDANGVTGKSACGLIGFSLADSEYADKVIVVTDNLVPFPCVPWQIQGNNVDYVVQIDSLGDASKIVSGTTEITKSPDRLIIAEYVAQFIEEAGIMKDGFSFQAGSGGTNLAFVLYLKERMKAKGVKASFVRGGSTKYLVQLLEEGLTNYILDGQTFDLEGVRSMRENPRHVNTSPFTSYNFHGKGNFASIIDVAVLGATEVDINFNANVVTHSDGYLLHGIGGWQNCLYAKCSILAIPSFRDRIPVILDEVTTICGPGELVDVIITERGIAINPKRKDLITAVKNSNLPIRTIKQIRDEVYEICGGAPSKPTVNKNKVVAVVKWVDGTVLDSVFQVVD from the coding sequence ATGAAATTAGTTAAAAACGCTGCCGGAAGATTTGTACCAACGCTTATTAATGGAAGAAAAGAAATTCCGTTCGAAGGTGTTGATAAATACAAACCAAAGGGTAACAAAGCAAAACCACCAATAAAAACTTGCATCGATTATCCAAAGGATGTAAACAAAGTAATTAAGAATTTGAAGGAAGCTCTGAAGCGAGCGGGATTGAAAGATGGAATGACAATCTCTACTCATCACCATTTAAGAAACGGAGACGCTCTTACAAATATTTTGTTTGATACAATAAAATCTATGGGAATAAAAAACATACGCTGGTTCCCAACTGCTTCATTCCCCTGCCACGAACATTTGATCAAATATCTTGAAGATGGAACAATCCATCATATTGAAGGAAGTATGAATGGACCACTCGGAAGATTTACCACTAATGGAAAGATGAAAGGAATTGGTGTACTTCGTTCGCATGGCGGCAGATACCAGGCTATACAGGATGGCGAAGTTAAAATTGATATTGCTGTAATCGCAGCGCCAACAGCAGATCCTTTTGGAGATGCGAACGGAGTTACTGGAAAATCTGCTTGCGGATTAATTGGCTTTTCTCTTGCCGATTCTGAATATGCAGATAAAGTAATAGTTGTTACAGATAACCTCGTTCCTTTTCCATGCGTGCCCTGGCAAATACAAGGAAACAATGTAGATTATGTTGTTCAAATCGATTCACTTGGTGATGCGAGTAAAATTGTTTCCGGCACTACAGAGATTACTAAAAGTCCAGACAGACTAATAATTGCCGAATACGTTGCGCAATTTATAGAAGAAGCTGGAATAATGAAAGATGGCTTTTCATTCCAGGCTGGCTCCGGTGGAACTAATTTAGCATTTGTTCTTTATCTGAAAGAAAGAATGAAAGCAAAAGGAGTAAAAGCAAGTTTCGTACGTGGCGGCAGCACAAAATATTTAGTACAGCTTCTGGAAGAAGGATTAACGAATTATATTCTTGATGGACAGACTTTCGATCTTGAAGGTGTTCGTTCAATGAGAGAAAATCCCAGACACGTTAATACAAGTCCGTTTACAAGCTATAATTTTCATGGTAAAGGAAATTTTGCTTCGATTATTGATGTAGCAGTTCTTGGTGCTACAGAAGTTGACATAAATTTTAATGCAAATGTTGTTACACATAGTGATGGTTATCTTCTTCACGGAATTGGAGGATGGCAAAATTGTCTTTACGCAAAGTGTTCTATCCTTGCCATTCCTTCATTCAGAGATCGTATTCCAGTTATTCTTGATGAAGTAACAACTATTTGCGGACCCGGAGAATTAGTTGATGTTATTATTACTGAAAGAGGAATCGCAATAAATCCAAAACGAAAAGACTTGATAACAGCAGTAAAAAATTCCAATCTTCCAATCAGAACGATTAAGCAAATACGTGATGAAGTTTATGAAATTTGTGGTGGGGCTCCGTCGAAACCAACAGTAAACAAAAACAAAGTAGTTGCAGTTGTTAAATGGGTTGATGGAACAGTGCTCGATTCAGTCTTTCAGGTAGTTGATTAG
- a CDS encoding four helix bundle protein → MKLDELQVYQLSMQIGEQVWNIIDKWNYFDKDTIGKQLIKSVDSIAANLSEGFGRYFYKEERQFCYYSRGSLFETVTRITKAHNRNLINDNSYELFIKDINRLGVKLNNYINSISKKNIEK, encoded by the coding sequence ATGAAATTGGATGAACTTCAAGTTTATCAATTATCAATGCAAATTGGAGAACAAGTTTGGAATATTATTGATAAATGGAATTATTTTGATAAAGATACTATCGGCAAACAACTGATAAAATCGGTGGATTCTATAGCTGCTAATTTAAGTGAAGGATTTGGAAGGTATTTTTATAAAGAAGAAAGACAATTTTGTTATTATTCAAGAGGCTCCTTGTTTGAAACAGTTACTCGGATAACGAAAGCACATAATCGAAATTTAATTAATGACAATTCCTACGAATTATTTATAAAGGATATAAACCGACTTGGCGTAAAGTTAAACAATTACATTAATTCAATTAGCAAGAAAAATATTGAAAAATAA